A window from Thiohalomonas denitrificans encodes these proteins:
- a CDS encoding alpha-D-glucose phosphate-specific phosphoglucomutase, with the protein MSVSTVSTQPFEGQRPGTSGLRKKVDVFRTGNYLPNFVQSVFDTRPDLKGGTLVLGGDGRFYNRHAVQTILKMAAANGIHRVLVGRGGLLSTPAVSTIIRKHRAEGGLVLSASHNPGGPNGDFGIKFNVSNGGPAPESVTEAIYRRTQDIDRFFIDDAADLPIDETGHYALGRMQVTVIDPVADYADLMEQLFDFDAIRDLFASGFRVRFDAMHAITGPYAREILEHRLGATAGTVINGEPREDFGGGHPDPNLTYAEALVEELYSDQAPDLGAASDGDGDRNMILGPRFFVTPSDSLAVMAANAERIPGYAGRMTGVARSMPTSQAVDRVAKKLGIACYETPTGWKFFGNLLDAGQITLCGEESFGTGSDHVREKDGLWAVLFWLNIIAERRESVIDIVRDHWRAYGRNFYTRHDYEALDAGKATSLYTDLAEKIPSLRGGTLAGRKVLLADDFSYTDPIDGCQASGQGLRLILEGDSRIVFRLSGTGTEGATLRIYVERYEANAGKHTQATQEALADLMEAATDICQLKARTGRNTPTVIT; encoded by the coding sequence ATGAGCGTCAGCACGGTCAGCACACAGCCGTTCGAAGGACAGCGACCCGGGACGTCGGGCCTGAGAAAGAAGGTGGATGTGTTCCGCACAGGAAATTACCTGCCGAATTTCGTGCAGTCTGTATTCGATACCCGCCCCGATCTGAAGGGTGGCACACTGGTGCTGGGCGGCGATGGCCGCTTTTATAATCGCCATGCGGTTCAGACCATTCTCAAGATGGCGGCGGCAAACGGCATTCACCGGGTGCTGGTGGGCCGGGGCGGTCTGCTTTCCACGCCGGCCGTGTCGACAATCATTCGCAAACACCGGGCCGAGGGGGGGCTGGTGCTTTCAGCGAGCCACAATCCCGGCGGCCCGAACGGCGATTTCGGCATCAAATTCAATGTTTCGAACGGCGGTCCTGCTCCTGAAAGCGTCACCGAAGCCATTTACCGGCGGACGCAGGACATCGATCGTTTCTTCATTGATGACGCCGCCGATCTGCCCATCGACGAGACCGGTCACTACGCACTCGGTAGGATGCAGGTGACGGTCATCGATCCGGTGGCCGACTACGCCGATCTGATGGAACAGCTCTTCGACTTCGATGCCATTCGCGACCTGTTCGCCTCCGGCTTTCGCGTGCGCTTCGATGCCATGCACGCCATCACCGGACCCTACGCCCGCGAGATCCTGGAGCATCGGCTGGGCGCGACTGCCGGCACGGTCATCAACGGCGAGCCCCGTGAGGATTTCGGCGGCGGCCATCCCGACCCCAACCTGACCTACGCCGAGGCACTGGTCGAGGAGTTGTATTCCGACCAGGCGCCCGACCTGGGTGCCGCCTCCGACGGTGATGGCGACCGCAACATGATTCTCGGCCCACGCTTTTTCGTGACGCCCTCCGACTCCCTGGCGGTGATGGCCGCCAACGCCGAGCGTATCCCCGGCTATGCCGGTCGCATGACCGGTGTGGCCCGCTCGATGCCCACCAGCCAGGCGGTGGACCGGGTAGCCAAAAAGCTGGGGATCGCCTGTTATGAGACACCCACCGGCTGGAAGTTCTTCGGCAATCTGCTCGATGCGGGCCAAATCACCCTCTGCGGAGAAGAGAGCTTCGGTACCGGTTCGGATCACGTGCGGGAGAAGGATGGATTGTGGGCGGTACTCTTCTGGCTCAACATCATAGCCGAGCGGCGGGAATCAGTGATCGACATCGTCCGGGATCACTGGCGCGCCTACGGGCGCAACTTCTATACCCGTCACGACTACGAGGCGCTGGATGCCGGCAAGGCGACCTCCCTGTATACAGACCTCGCCGAAAAGATTCCCTCCCTGCGGGGGGGGACGCTTGCCGGCCGTAAGGTGCTATTGGCCGATGACTTCAGCTATACCGACCCGATCGACGGCTGCCAGGCCAGCGGCCAGGGGCTACGCCTGATCCTCGAGGGAGACTCCCGTATCGTATTCCGGCTCTCCGGCACCGGTACCGAGGGCGCCACCCTGCGCATTTATGTCGAGCGCTATGAGGCCAATGCCGGAAAGCATACGCAGGCAACGCAGGAGGCCCTCGCCGATCTGATGGAAGCTGCCACTGATATCTGCCAGCTCAAGGCGCGCACCGGCCGCAATACGCCCACCGTGATCACCTGA
- a CDS encoding DUF1924 domain-containing protein — MYRLLSTCSLFLFGLLVTAPVLGAGAPVDGLLKEYQRDGAGEFSAEEGRRLWRAEGEQGRSCASCHTDDLTASGKHARTGKPIEPLAPSNNPEQLTERREITKWLYRNCKWTLGRACTAQEKGDFLSYIRTQ, encoded by the coding sequence ATGTATCGCTTGTTATCCACATGTTCACTGTTCCTTTTCGGTTTGCTGGTAACGGCGCCGGTCCTTGGGGCCGGCGCGCCGGTCGATGGCCTGCTCAAGGAGTATCAGAGGGACGGCGCCGGTGAATTCAGTGCCGAGGAGGGGCGTCGCCTGTGGCGTGCCGAAGGCGAGCAGGGACGCAGTTGCGCCTCATGCCATACCGACGATCTGACTGCGTCCGGAAAGCACGCCCGGACCGGCAAGCCCATCGAGCCCCTGGCTCCATCGAACAATCCGGAACAGTTGACCGAAAGGCGGGAGATTACCAAGTGGCTCTATCGCAACTGCAAGTGGACCCTGGGCCGCGCCTGCACGGCCCAGGAAAAGGGTGATTTTCTCAGTTACATCCGAACGCAATAG
- a CDS encoding PepSY domain-containing protein: MTTIIRRPLWLLGILAILVLAVLLSPPLVADDDHETARRLRESGQLLSLEQILESARAVQSGQVLEVELEEPRKDRDYPECRKGYCYELKLLTPEGRVEELLFDAGTGEFLGFEDED, translated from the coding sequence ATGACGACGATCATCCGCCGACCACTGTGGCTCTTGGGAATCCTGGCAATCCTTGTTCTGGCCGTACTGCTCAGCCCGCCGCTTGTGGCTGATGACGACCATGAAACGGCACGCCGGCTGCGTGAGTCGGGCCAGCTCCTGTCCCTCGAACAGATCCTCGAATCTGCACGAGCGGTTCAAAGTGGCCAGGTGCTGGAGGTTGAACTGGAGGAGCCCCGCAAGGACCGCGACTATCCGGAGTGCCGGAAGGGCTATTGCTACGAATTGAAGTTGCTCACTCCGGAGGGACGTGTCGAGGAGTTGCTGTTCGATGCCGGCACCGGGGAGTTTCTCGGCTTCGAGGACGAGGACTGA
- a CDS encoding response regulator transcription factor, with amino-acid sequence MRLLLVEDDNELATRLKKSLGRAGYVVDIAADGIEAEFLGKEEPYDLIILDLGLPKKPGLQVLEAWRSAGNRVPVIILTARDSWQEKVDGLQAGADDYVAKPFHTEELLARISALLRRMAGRAEGSVQCAGLRLDEERQQVIDEEGYSHELTGTEFRLLRYFMLHPNKVLSKLRLSDHVYEYDDDRDSNVIEVYVNRLRRKLGKEHIETRRGQGYVFRDSQ; translated from the coding sequence ATGCGCCTGCTGCTGGTTGAAGACGACAACGAACTGGCCACCCGGCTCAAGAAGAGCCTGGGGCGGGCCGGGTACGTCGTCGACATCGCGGCAGACGGCATCGAGGCGGAATTCCTCGGAAAAGAAGAGCCCTACGACCTGATTATTCTCGATCTTGGGTTGCCGAAAAAGCCGGGGCTGCAAGTACTGGAGGCGTGGCGCTCGGCGGGAAACCGGGTGCCGGTCATTATCTTGACGGCTCGTGATAGCTGGCAGGAGAAGGTGGATGGGCTGCAGGCGGGCGCCGATGACTACGTCGCCAAGCCGTTCCACACCGAGGAGTTGCTGGCGCGTATTTCCGCACTGCTGCGTCGAATGGCCGGCCGGGCCGAGGGCTCCGTGCAGTGCGCCGGTTTGCGGCTGGATGAGGAGCGGCAGCAGGTCATTGATGAAGAGGGCTATTCACACGAACTGACCGGCACCGAATTCCGCCTGCTGCGCTACTTCATGCTCCATCCGAACAAGGTGCTTTCCAAGCTGCGTCTTTCGGACCATGTCTATGAGTATGACGACGACCGCGACAGTAATGTCATCGAGGTGTACGTCAATCGCCTTCGTCGCAAGCTCGGCAAAGAGCACATCGAGACACGGCGTGGACAGGGCTATGTCTTTCGGGACTCCCAGTGA
- a CDS encoding cytochrome b/b6 domain-containing protein: MTARNDIKVWDPLIRLFHWSLVAAFTLAYLTEDDFMTLHVYAGYLVGGLVLFRLVWGFIGTRHARFSDFVYAPAAVLAYLKELLLLRAPRYIGHNPAGGAMILVLLGSLLLTTFTGLATYGAEGGGPLAGTVLASGAFEDIHEFFANFTLLLVIIHIGAVVGSSLLHRENLIRAMVTGRKPE, encoded by the coding sequence ATGACCGCACGAAATGACATCAAGGTCTGGGACCCGCTGATCCGGCTCTTCCACTGGAGTCTGGTGGCGGCGTTTACCCTGGCCTACCTCACCGAAGACGACTTCATGACGCTGCATGTCTATGCGGGTTATCTGGTTGGCGGCCTGGTGCTGTTTCGTCTGGTGTGGGGCTTCATCGGTACCCGCCACGCCCGCTTTTCCGATTTCGTGTACGCGCCGGCCGCGGTGCTTGCCTACCTGAAGGAGCTGCTGCTGCTACGGGCGCCGCGTTATATCGGCCACAACCCGGCCGGTGGTGCGATGATTCTGGTTCTGCTCGGTAGCCTCTTGCTAACCACTTTTACCGGGTTGGCCACCTACGGTGCGGAAGGCGGCGGCCCGCTGGCGGGCACGGTACTGGCGAGTGGCGCCTTTGAGGATATCCACGAGTTCTTCGCCAATTTCACCTTGCTGCTGGTGATCATCCATATCGGGGCTGTAGTCGGCAGCAGCCTGCTGCATCGCGAAAATCTGATCCGCGCCATGGTTACAGGGCGCAAACCCGAATAG
- a CDS encoding ferredoxin reductase family protein, producing the protein MKRIRTIYLSALLLPVLLWVASDPEIWSASGFFPIRKTLVQLTGIIGMSVMSVALFLAIRPARIEPLFGGLDKSYRLHKWLGITALVVAVIHWLWAQGPKWAVGWGWLERPARGRAGPPADALEHFMRSQRGLAESIGEWAFYAAVLLIVLALLKRFPYRYFHKTHRLITIVYLFLVFHALILIKTDYWGSAIGVLLGLLMAVGVIAAFTSLFGKVGYRRRVVGVVEELEHHTEDRVLKVVIRLIDRWAGHKAGQFAFVTFDRSEGPHPFTISSAWSGDGKLRFHIKALGDYTTNLPQMLQVGDLATVEGPYGCFDFRGNKPGQIWVAGGIGITPFIARMQSLAGQMHGQPVHLFFSTNAPDKRFIADLQQLADNAGVRLHVYVPHRDGHLTAERLLATVPEWQQSDVWFCGPAPFGASLRRSLMALGLSADNFHQELFSMR; encoded by the coding sequence ATGAAGCGTATTCGGACAATCTATCTCTCGGCCCTGCTGTTGCCGGTCCTCCTCTGGGTGGCATCCGACCCTGAAATCTGGTCGGCCAGCGGCTTCTTCCCGATCCGCAAAACGCTGGTGCAACTGACCGGAATCATCGGCATGAGCGTAATGAGCGTCGCCCTGTTTCTTGCCATCCGACCCGCCCGCATAGAGCCGCTGTTCGGTGGGCTCGACAAGAGCTACCGCCTGCATAAATGGCTGGGTATCACCGCGCTGGTCGTTGCGGTGATTCACTGGCTCTGGGCGCAAGGCCCCAAATGGGCGGTGGGCTGGGGGTGGCTGGAGCGGCCGGCCAGGGGAAGGGCGGGCCCGCCGGCAGACGCTCTGGAACACTTCATGCGCAGCCAGCGGGGACTGGCAGAGAGCATCGGTGAATGGGCATTTTATGCCGCTGTGCTCCTGATTGTGCTCGCACTTCTCAAGCGTTTTCCCTACCGCTACTTCCACAAGACCCATCGGCTAATCACCATCGTCTACCTGTTCCTGGTCTTTCATGCGCTGATACTAATCAAAACCGATTACTGGGGAAGCGCCATAGGGGTGTTATTGGGGCTGCTCATGGCGGTTGGTGTGATTGCCGCCTTCACCTCGCTGTTCGGCAAGGTCGGTTACCGCCGCCGCGTAGTAGGGGTAGTGGAAGAGCTGGAGCACCATACAGAGGATCGCGTACTGAAGGTGGTGATTCGACTGATAGACCGCTGGGCGGGGCACAAGGCGGGACAGTTTGCGTTCGTCACCTTCGATCGCAGCGAAGGTCCCCATCCCTTTACCATCTCCTCGGCCTGGAGTGGTGATGGAAAGCTCCGGTTTCACATCAAGGCGCTCGGCGACTACACCACGAACCTGCCGCAAATGCTGCAGGTTGGAGACCTCGCCACGGTCGAGGGACCCTACGGCTGTTTCGATTTTCGCGGTAACAAACCGGGCCAGATCTGGGTGGCAGGCGGTATCGGCATCACCCCCTTTATCGCGCGCATGCAATCGCTGGCCGGACAGATGCACGGGCAGCCTGTGCATCTGTTCTTCAGCACCAATGCCCCGGATAAGCGCTTCATCGCAGACCTTCAGCAGCTGGCGGATAACGCGGGGGTGCGACTGCATGTCTACGTCCCTCACCGCGACGGTCATTTGACGGCGGAGCGGCTACTCGCGACGGTCCCGGAGTGGCAGCAGAGCGACGTCTGGTTCTGCGGTCCCGCTCCGTTCGGTGCCAGCCTGCGCCGGAGCCTCATGGCGCTCGGGTTGTCTGCCGACAACTTCCACCAGGAGCTGTTTTCCATGCGGTAA
- the htpG gene encoding molecular chaperone HtpG produces the protein MTVEAHKETLGFETETRQLLHLMIHSLYSNKEIFLRELVSNASDACDKLRFEALGDDALYEGDNDLKIRVVYDKDARTITVSDNGIGMNREEVIENLGTIAKSGTRSFLESLTGDNAKDAQLIGQFGVGFYSSFIVADRVTVTTRRAGLTEEHGVRWESDGQGEYTLETIDKPDRGSSVTLHLTEGEDEFLDGWRLRNIIRKYSDHITLPILMPKEQHGEEEEKAEPEEEMVNQASALWARPKSEIKDEEYNEFYKHVAHDFEDPLAWIHNKVEGRLEYTSLLYIPGRAPFDLWDRERRRGVKLYVKRVFIMDDAEQLMPSYLRFVRGVIDSNDLPLNVSREILQHNKVIDSMRGGSVKKVLGLLESMARNEPEKYTTFWAQFGAVMKEGPGEDFANREQIAKLLRFASTNKDTEEQSVSLDEYIERMKEGQEAIYYITADSFAAAKHSPHLEIFRKKGIEVLLLHERVDEWFTSSLTEYDGKPLKSVTKGELDLGELEDEEEKKEKEKVAKDFEDVLKRVKDTLGDKVNEVRVTHRLTDSPACVVTGEDEMSANLERILKSVGQNAPDIKPTLELNPEHPLVSRLKEEQDEKRFGDWTNILFDQAWLAEGGQLEDPAAFVGRLNELLLELR, from the coding sequence ATGACGGTTGAAGCACACAAGGAGACCCTCGGTTTCGAGACGGAAACCAGACAGCTCCTGCACCTGATGATCCACTCCCTCTATTCCAATAAAGAAATCTTCCTGAGGGAGCTGGTTTCCAACGCCTCCGACGCTTGCGACAAGCTGCGCTTCGAGGCCCTGGGGGACGATGCCCTCTATGAGGGCGACAATGACCTGAAGATCCGCGTTGTCTACGATAAGGACGCCCGCACCATCACGGTTTCGGACAACGGCATCGGCATGAACCGGGAGGAGGTCATCGAGAACCTCGGTACCATCGCCAAATCGGGTACCCGCTCCTTCCTGGAGTCGCTTACCGGTGACAATGCCAAGGACGCCCAGCTCATCGGTCAGTTCGGCGTTGGCTTCTACTCCTCTTTCATCGTCGCCGATCGGGTCACTGTGACCACGCGCCGTGCCGGGCTTACCGAAGAGCACGGGGTGCGCTGGGAGTCCGACGGCCAGGGGGAATACACCCTGGAAACGATCGACAAACCCGATCGGGGCTCCAGCGTTACCCTGCACCTGACCGAGGGTGAGGATGAATTCCTGGACGGCTGGCGCCTGCGCAACATTATCCGCAAATACTCCGACCACATCACGCTGCCCATTCTGATGCCGAAAGAGCAGCACGGCGAAGAGGAGGAAAAGGCCGAACCCGAAGAGGAAATGGTCAACCAGGCCTCCGCCCTCTGGGCCCGCCCCAAGAGCGAGATAAAGGATGAGGAGTACAACGAGTTCTACAAGCACGTCGCCCATGACTTCGAGGATCCCCTCGCCTGGATCCACAACAAGGTAGAGGGACGGCTCGAGTACACCTCGCTGCTCTACATTCCCGGGCGGGCGCCGTTCGACCTGTGGGACCGGGAGCGCCGCCGCGGCGTGAAGCTGTACGTGAAGCGTGTATTCATCATGGATGATGCCGAACAGCTGATGCCCTCCTATCTGCGCTTCGTGCGCGGTGTGATCGACTCCAACGACCTGCCGCTCAACGTCTCCCGCGAGATCCTGCAGCACAACAAGGTCATCGACTCCATGCGCGGCGGTTCCGTGAAAAAGGTGCTGGGCCTGCTGGAGTCCATGGCCAGAAACGAGCCCGAGAAGTACACCACCTTCTGGGCGCAGTTCGGTGCGGTGATGAAGGAGGGCCCCGGCGAAGACTTCGCCAACCGCGAGCAGATCGCCAAACTGTTGCGCTTCGCCTCCACCAACAAGGACACCGAGGAGCAGAGCGTCTCGCTGGATGAGTACATCGAGCGCATGAAAGAGGGTCAGGAAGCGATCTACTACATCACCGCTGACTCTTTCGCCGCCGCCAAGCACAGCCCGCACCTGGAAATCTTCCGCAAGAAGGGCATCGAGGTGCTGCTGCTGCACGAGCGCGTCGACGAGTGGTTCACCTCCTCGCTTACCGAGTATGACGGCAAGCCCCTCAAGTCCGTCACCAAGGGTGAACTCGATCTGGGCGAACTCGAGGACGAAGAGGAGAAAAAGGAGAAGGAGAAGGTCGCCAAAGACTTCGAAGACGTCCTCAAGCGCGTAAAGGATACCCTGGGCGACAAGGTCAATGAGGTACGGGTCACCCACCGCCTGACCGATTCGCCGGCCTGTGTGGTCACCGGCGAAGACGAGATGAGCGCCAACCTGGAGCGCATCCTCAAGTCCGTCGGCCAGAACGCCCCGGACATCAAGCCGACCCTGGAGCTCAACCCCGAGCATCCGCTGGTGTCGCGGCTCAAGGAGGAACAGGACGAAAAGCGGTTCGGAGACTGGACCAACATCCTGTTCGACCAGGCCTGGCTCGCCGAGGGCGGGCAACTGGAAGATCCCGCCGCCTTCGTTGGGCGACTGAACGAACTGCTACTGGAACTGCGGTAG
- a CDS encoding sensor histidine kinase, with translation METPAGNLIYFIYGLAFILMGLSIAVQPRLESDFALARPLPFLAAFGILHGVHEWMEVWHVDEGSPAARQTAAGFLAVSFLPLQEFGRRLVRLSSPAAGRWQRVAEWCTHPIWYLPVALLLAQLALNFEPHDFAVATRYLLAFPGALTSAIGLLLYYRSEADRLHPMGLKRYFYSAAGGFAGYAVAAGLLVPPADFFPANRYSSEYFFDAAEDSVVGLRTLFAIVAAVSLGLILRMFRAEVRLGVERAIEHASHCLSELTEVTQRHEQILRIAGSGLVGINRKGRCVFANPTTLEVLGFPEAELIGRPCTEVIRCYDAKGELKNCPFCEALRTRKPTHRSEMLFIRRDGTSVPVEFVAEPVDEPGELDGGLVLSFIDISQRWKAEQRLRYTTSSLQEKTRKLERANADLEQYAYIAAHDLKAPIRAVSMLVTVIEEDFQHRDPQSLSKHAGLLRERVTRMDRLINDLLRYARAGSVNDPPEPVDTRAMVHELIHFLALPSSFRIEVDAAMPSLVTWRTPLSQIFANLLGNAVAHHDRENGHIRVTAHPCGKFYEFEVSDDGPGIREEHRETILQVFQVLNPGEGTQHSGLGLALVKKLVESHEGELFVESGESRGATFRFTWPVAANSLADAVPPADNRSQRISEV, from the coding sequence ATGGAAACTCCGGCTGGAAATCTCATCTACTTTATCTACGGATTGGCCTTCATCCTCATGGGGCTGTCCATCGCCGTACAGCCCCGGCTGGAGTCGGACTTTGCCCTGGCTCGCCCCCTGCCTTTCCTGGCCGCATTCGGAATACTGCATGGCGTTCATGAATGGATGGAGGTATGGCATGTGGATGAGGGTTCGCCGGCGGCGAGGCAGACCGCCGCCGGCTTTCTGGCAGTTTCGTTCCTGCCGCTGCAGGAATTTGGTCGACGCCTGGTTCGCCTCAGCAGTCCGGCAGCAGGACGGTGGCAGAGAGTCGCCGAATGGTGCACACACCCCATCTGGTATCTGCCCGTAGCCCTCTTGCTGGCGCAGCTGGCCCTAAATTTCGAGCCCCATGACTTCGCCGTTGCCACACGTTATCTGCTGGCGTTTCCGGGTGCACTCACCAGTGCCATCGGGCTCCTCCTCTATTACCGGAGTGAAGCCGACAGGCTGCACCCAATGGGTCTCAAGCGGTACTTCTACTCGGCCGCCGGCGGTTTCGCCGGCTATGCGGTGGCTGCCGGGCTGCTGGTCCCACCGGCCGACTTCTTCCCCGCCAACCGCTACAGCAGCGAATACTTTTTTGATGCCGCCGAGGACTCTGTGGTGGGTCTTCGGACGCTGTTCGCCATTGTGGCCGCAGTTTCACTGGGCCTGATACTCCGGATGTTTCGCGCAGAAGTACGCTTGGGGGTGGAAAGGGCTATCGAACATGCCAGCCACTGTCTGTCGGAACTGACCGAGGTGACGCAGCGGCATGAACAGATCCTGCGCATCGCCGGCTCGGGCCTGGTGGGCATCAATCGGAAAGGTCGGTGCGTTTTTGCCAACCCCACCACCCTCGAAGTGCTCGGCTTTCCCGAGGCCGAACTGATCGGGCGCCCCTGCACCGAGGTGATCCGCTGCTATGATGCCAAAGGCGAACTGAAGAACTGCCCCTTCTGCGAGGCACTGCGCACCCGAAAACCGACCCACCGGAGCGAGATGCTGTTCATTCGACGCGACGGCACGTCGGTTCCCGTGGAGTTTGTAGCCGAACCGGTCGATGAACCAGGGGAGCTCGACGGCGGTCTGGTGCTCTCCTTTATCGACATCAGCCAGCGCTGGAAAGCGGAGCAGCGCCTCCGATACACCACCAGTTCGCTGCAGGAAAAAACCCGCAAACTCGAACGTGCCAATGCCGACCTGGAACAGTACGCTTACATTGCGGCCCACGATCTTAAGGCCCCTATCCGCGCCGTATCCATGCTGGTTACCGTCATCGAAGAGGATTTCCAACATCGTGATCCTCAGTCACTGTCGAAGCATGCCGGCCTGCTCCGTGAACGCGTGACCCGAATGGATCGTCTCATCAATGACCTGCTCCGCTATGCCCGCGCCGGTAGCGTGAACGATCCCCCGGAGCCGGTTGATACCCGGGCCATGGTCCATGAACTCATCCACTTTCTCGCCCTGCCCTCCTCGTTCCGAATCGAGGTCGATGCGGCGATGCCGTCACTGGTGACCTGGCGCACACCACTCAGCCAGATTTTCGCCAACCTCCTTGGCAATGCCGTCGCCCATCACGACCGGGAGAACGGCCACATCCGCGTCACCGCACACCCCTGCGGAAAGTTCTACGAATTCGAGGTGAGCGACGACGGGCCCGGCATCAGGGAAGAGCATCGTGAAACGATCCTGCAGGTGTTCCAGGTACTGAATCCGGGAGAGGGAACGCAACACAGTGGACTCGGCCTGGCCCTGGTGAAGAAACTGGTGGAGAGCCACGAAGGAGAATTATTCGTCGAGTCGGGAGAGAGCCGCGGTGCCACTTTTCGATTCACCTGGCCTGTGGCGGCAAACAGTTTGGCAGACGCTGTACCCCCGGCAGACAACCGTTCTCAAAGGATATCTGAAGTCTGA
- a CDS encoding diheme cytochrome c → MDGPMMTVGAVVIGLLGLFAFSGMVQSDENDYRERQSEEYEQGRDRGFFSWGKSTPGVVPVDNELYQSECGACHMAYQPGLLPARSWERLMEGLADHFGDNAELPPDLHQKLLAYMVANSAEKSDAKRSRRFSRSIAPDERPISIVETRYFFAKHDEVPRRLVEDNPEVRSFSNCGACHRGAEKGIYDDDSIVIPGYGRVD, encoded by the coding sequence ATGGACGGACCAATGATGACGGTGGGCGCGGTGGTAATTGGACTTCTGGGACTGTTTGCCTTCAGCGGCATGGTCCAGAGCGACGAAAACGACTATCGGGAACGTCAGTCGGAAGAGTATGAACAGGGCCGTGACCGAGGTTTCTTCTCGTGGGGCAAGAGCACCCCCGGGGTAGTACCGGTGGACAACGAGCTGTATCAATCCGAATGTGGTGCCTGTCATATGGCCTATCAGCCCGGCTTGCTACCAGCCCGCTCCTGGGAGCGGCTTATGGAGGGACTGGCGGATCATTTCGGCGATAACGCAGAACTGCCGCCCGATCTGCATCAGAAACTGCTTGCCTATATGGTTGCCAACTCTGCGGAAAAATCCGATGCCAAACGTTCCCGCCGGTTCAGCCGCAGCATCGCTCCGGATGAGCGTCCGATCAGCATTGTCGAGACCCGCTATTTCTTCGCCAAGCACGATGAGGTCCCGCGCCGGTTGGTCGAGGACAATCCCGAAGTCCGCAGCTTCAGCAATTGTGGGGCCTGCCATCGGGGCGCGGAAAAGGGGATCTACGATGATGACTCGATTGTGATCCCCGGATATGGGCGGGTAGACTAA